One segment of Toxoplasma gondii ME49 chromosome VI, whole genome shotgun sequence DNA contains the following:
- the AP2VI3 gene encoding AP2 domain transcription factor AP2VI-3 (encoded by transcript TGME49_244510): protein MSLPPMNSVPFECLVSTMPPQTLSDSLAHVPTRCGKQLWIPAGDARLPLDDGFATAIALMPPHSLCPLRDDAIAVQELWSSSVSRCKASDSFVAPSTSLSPFLLPTVTHSGVSDVTASTCVSSRASQVSSFESGPALAACDSSSSCHTQDEECAALSPSPSPGGPRLDFSSSAAVVTLCRESAVPIGAAQPPSQGPNVRPAALVQRATAAVQRAAPESLQATLAGPPANNVSYTASEFECASLTRTTAAPSTSGVAAVTDEGNDHLLNLVSLSPSYPTQGHLQVHRSCPTPCLPAPSRLGEFAGQGFPQKANNEAGLPWGLERYCYPELCTPTVAGSEESLHFASCHPETFGLLEASSRCMDAFCCGTCSRGSAEHPCATLCAGGSLRRPVVRDERGHIPLSPPADSRTSRDLNRLTGFRSAGDPDRDPALLHAGRGLSCERGKDLSLDDGGDSLCNPYQELQNLTEGSPLHERSEAFFPYLRLENEAPGYTSPYTYQALDSPSAYKWRALTASPRESRLSRSISPSTWDGLSIYLSESDPFYQDLSLPSTGDTPGSPLVESSGVARLLTTDEQIGEPLTPTDVSSGAPSRLSTRSELLQCESSQLPNPKIPICAASQTASSEELIAHAEAERTSPSIPVSSATYDVGAAPPETGRSSVAKTDLRENATPWWEGNAAGQPRAPEQLPPKRCLSEACAEDATSLNHQVDRSRCPDTACSSGRADVAATCEALTVSAPGATPRQLDCRDSFISSECSGSKGAVERRTDAAGIPPASSSPGRGFVAIQQVDSTVAGGTTNACPVGNLGAALTRGTALESIPTAGSSLSSESGAAAPAPFLTVWSETQGSSGSQSPVSCSSFSPAPVSSRRGNGDHVGLPSISTCVPSCSPGMARSASLPANKSALPCGENESYQHFAHAANFSPLVLAPNVSTGGGTWHLARGVPEKVAAKPAVTTGLPRCTSASFVTSVSVGQRTTQAGPSVPSCSQENFSVRQMPFVAARTPGDGQLPMQATVLQQLMPQLAKASPAGKVGATSEVNLQGVSAPPQFGPPRVPLNNVAASSNLLAASAASHVDSTNVSAMKYPYFCPPAAHVGRATVARQFGNVSCLAKDESVFEEHEPGEAQQETAFDFGGPTAVPIRTRKGFRKPLPLPQEMLACPGDVGDAERGNEPVLQYDAASREWRVFWVEDRLARYKVFQAKKFGKERAQQLAEDWYHRARAGHVSVGSRGLRGVQSQGAPKAKKIKTES from the exons ATGTCATTGCCTCCGATGAATTCTGTTCCCTTCGAATGCCTAGTCTCCACCATGCCACCGCAGACACTCTCTGACAGCCTTGCCCACGTCCCCACCAGATGTGGCAAGCAACTCTGGATACCGGCAGGGGACGCGCGGCTCCCGTTAGATGACGGCTTCGCAACTGCCATTGCACTTATGCCGCctcactctctctgtccactCCGGGACGATGCGATCGCAGTCCAGGAACTGTGGTCCAGTTCGGTGTCTCGCTGCAAAGCCAGCGATTCCTTCGTAGCGCCCTCGACCTCCCTCAGtcctttcctcctccccACGGTGACCCATTCCGGAGTCTCCGATGTGACCGCGTCAacctgtgtctcttcgcgagCGAGCCAAGTCTCTTCATTTGAAAGTGGGCCGGCTCTCGCTGCATGTGACTCTTCGTCATCGTGTCACACCCAAGACGAGGAATGCGCAGCTCTTTCCCCTTCGCCCTCGCCCGGCGGCCCCCGATTGGATTTCAGTTCATCTGCAGCGGTCGTCACACTCTGCAGAGAATCGGCCGTTCCGATTGGCGCAGCACAGCCTCCTAGCCAAGGGCCGAACGTCCGGCCTGCAGCTCTCGTCCAGCGAGCAACGGCGGCGGTACAACGGGCAGCTCCCGAGTCTTTGCAGGCGACCCTTGCAGGTCCGCCGGCAAACAACGTTTCCTACACCGCTTCGGAGTTTGAGTGCGCTTCCTTGACACGCACGACTGCGGCGCCCTCCACATCCGGTGTCGCTGCCGTCACAGATGAAGGGAATGACCATTTGCTTAatctcgtgtctctgtcgccttcgtaCCCGACACAGGGGCATTTGCAGGTGCACAGAAGCTGCCCTACCCCTTGCCTTCCGGCGCCGTCGCGCCTGGGAGAATTTGCCGGTCAGGGCTTCCCTCAAAAGGCGAACAACGAGGCGGGACTCCCCTGGGGACTTGAGAGATACTGTTACCCTGAGCTGTGTACCCCAACTGTAGCGGGGTCTGAGGAGTCCCTCCACTTTGCCTCTTGTCATCCGGAGACGTTTGGCCTCTTGGAAGCCAGCAGCCGCTGCATGGACGCGTTCTGCTGTGGCACATGCTCGAGGGGTAGCGCGGAGCATCCGTGCGCCACCCTGTGCGCCGGCGGGAGCCTAAGACGCCCTGTTGTCAGAGACGAAAGGGGCCACATTCCGCTCAGTCCTCCCGCTGACTCTCGCACTAGTAGAGACCTAAATCGACTTACTGGGTTCAGGAGCGCTGGTGACCCCGACAGAGATCCCGCGTTACTACATGCAGGACGAGGTCTGTCGTGTGAACGTGGAAAAGATTTGTCTCTGGACGACGGTGGCGACAGCCTCTGCAACCCGTACCAGGAGTTACAGAACTTGACGGAAGGCTCTCCCCTACATGAAAGAAGTGAAGCCTTCTTCCCATACCTGCGGCTAGAAAACGAGGCGCCAGGCTACACG AGCCCCTACACGTATCAAGCTCTCGACTCGCCCTCAGCGTATAAGTGGAGGGCACTCACTGCATCCCCGAGAGAGAGCCGTTTGAGCCGGTCCATCTCGCCATCGACGTGGGACGGGTTGTCGATTTATCTCAGCGAGTCGGATCCCTTTTATCAAGACCTTTCTTTGCCGTCAACCGGCGATACTCCTGGTTCCCCACTTGTTGAAAGCTCAGGGGTGGCGAGGCTACTTACTACAGACGAGCAAATTGGAGAGCCTCTCACTCCCACGGACGTCTCGTCAGGAGCCCCTTCCCGTCTCTCCACAAGGTCGGAGTTGCTGCAATGCGAGAGCAGTCAGCTGCCAAACCCGAAGATCCCCATCTGTGCGGCAAGCCAAACTGCGTCCTCCGAAGAATTGATTGCCCACGCTGAGGCAGAACGGACCTCTCCCTCGATCCCAGTCAGTTCTGCCACCTACGATGTTGGCGCCGCCCCTCCGGAAACAGGTCGTAGTTCAGTTGCAAAGACAGACTTGCGGGAGAATGCGACTCCATGGTGGGAGGGAAATGCGGCCGGTCAGCCGCGAGCTCCGGAACAGTTACCACCCAAGCGGTGTCTTTCGGAAGCTTGCGCAGAGGATGCGACGTCTTTGAATCACCAGGTGGACCGAAGCAGATGTCCAGACACCGCGTGCAGTTCTGGAAGAGCAGACGTAGCGGCCACGTGCGAAGCACTCACTGTGAGTGCTCCTGGAGCGACGCCGCGCCAGTTGGACTGTCGAGACAGTTTTATTTCCAGTGAATGCAGTGGAAGCAAAGGTGCCGTGGAACGTAGGACGGATGCAGCTGGAATTCCTCCCGCCTCTTCGAGTCCCGGCCGCGGCTTCGTGGCAATTCAGCAGGTGGATTCGACTGTCGCTGGAGGAACGACAAACGCTTGCCCTGTCGGAAACCTGGGAGCAGCGCTGACACGAGGAACGGCTCTAGAGTCTATCCCAACGGCGGGTTCGTCACTGTCGTCAGAAAGTGGAGCAGCGGCACCTGCACCCTTTCTCACAGTCTGGAGTGAAACACAGGGCTCAAGTGGCAGCCAGTCACCCGTTTCCTGCTCTAGTTTTTCTCCTGCCCCCGTTTCAAGTCGTAGGGGCAATGGGGACCACGTAGGACTGCCGTCGATTTCCACATGCGTGCCATCGTGTTCTCCCGGAATGGCACGTAGTGCATCTTTGCCTGCGAACAAGTCCGCGCTCCCGTGTGGCGAGAACGAGTCTTACCAGCAttttgcgcatgcagcgaattTCTCGCCTCTAGTTCTGGCTCCCAACGTGTCAACCGGTGGAGGTACGTGGCACCTCGCTCGTGGGGTGCCTGAGAAAGTAGCGGCAAAACCGGCTGTTACTACTGGGCTTCCACGGTGTACGTCTGCTTCATTCGTCACCAGTGTGTCTGTCGGCCAAAGAACTACGCAGGCCGGCCCTTCAGTTCCATCTTGTTCCCAAGAGAATTTCTCAGTTCGCCAAATGCCATTTGTGGCGGCGCGGACCCCCGGAGATGGCCAGTTGCCAATGCAGGCCACGGTCCTGCAGCAGCTGATGCCGCAGCTAGCCAAGGCGTCTCCGGCTGGAAAGGTGGGGGCGACGTCAGAAGTGAATCTTCAAGGTGTCAGCGCTCCGCCGCAGTTCGGCCctcctcgcgttcctctgAACAATGTCGCGGCGTCTTCAAATTTATTGGCTGCGTCAGCCGCATCTCACGTTGACTCCACGAATGTGTCTGCAATGAAGTACCCGTACTTTTGTCCCCCGGCTGCTCACGTAGGGCGGGCGACAGTTGCAAGGCAGTTTGGAAATGTCAGCTGTTTGGCTAAGGATGAGTCAGTGTTCGAAGAGCATGAACCTGGTGAGGCGCAGCAGGAAACTGCCTTCGATTTTGGGGGCCCGACTGCCGTCCCCATCAGAACTCGAAAGGGCTTCCGCAaacctctgcctctgccaCAGGAAATGCTGGCATGTCCAGGAGATGTCGGAGATGCGGAGCGAGGTAATGAGCCTGTGCTGCAATACGATGCAGCTTCTCGCGAGTGGAG GGTTTTCTGGGTCGAAGACAGACTGGCGCGATACAAAGTCTTTCAGGCAAAAAAGTTTGGCAAAGAGCGAGCCCAGCAACTTGCCGAGGACTGGTATCATAGAGCCCGAGCTGGACATGTTTCTGTCGGTTCCCGAGGTCTCCGTGGTGTCCAAAGCCAAGGCGCTccaaaggcgaagaaaatcAAAACGGAGTCTTAG
- a CDS encoding hypothetical protein (encoded by transcript TGME49_244515~Signal peptide predicted by SignalP 2.0 HMM (probability 0.999) with cleavage site probability 0.952 at residue 22): MKPLFACASLAVALVSWSPVAGRFLQVPQAVDGEPAGPAKNGVEKEQNILPAPQKVLWKRTAQADWAMEERPETRGVPAASLLSWKLQRDYVHLIDVDAECSNPMLRDPPILSIPEAEEKCSAASSCNFFIASPSNVTLCKSGSYSNAKIQRGSAVYVKASKAAGNTVSEFTITPNVQSLCERDQLIAEAKPVHNIADAASACKRVQCDFFVLSTTNRVKGANQPFTNHVWLCKGKAVHIPYEGFVTGERGAPSALGWIHKIGRAAFRYLMRLFQANFWMEPFRTLEGTTDFGGVRCTNTDCVFLCGIIPTAYESEMHRPVNAHELRF; this comes from the exons ATGAAACCCCTTTTCGCATGTGCCAGTTTGGCGGTAGCCCTGGTTTCTTGGTCGCCCGTAGCCGGCCGGTTCCTGCAGGTGCCGCAGGCAGTTGACGGAGAACCGGCAGGGCCGGCGAAAAATGGCGttgagaaggaacagaacaTCTTACCTGCTCCACAAAAAGTCCTTTGGAAGCGGACCGCGCAAGCTGATTGGGCAATGGAGGAAAGACCAG AAACCAGAGGTGTTCCTGCCGCTTCCTTGCTGAGTTGGAAACTCCAGCGTGACTACGTGCATCTCATTGACGT CGATGCCGAATGTAGTAATCCTATGCTCAGGGATCCCCCAATACTGTCTATACCTGAGGCGGAAGAAAA ATGCTCAGCTGCATCGTCCTGCAACTTCTTCATTGCTAGTCCATCGAACGTTACCCTTTGTAAATCGGGTTCCTATTCAAACGCCAAAATACAGCGGGGTTCAGCG GTCTACGTTAAAGCCTCCAAGG CCGCCGGGAACACTGTATCTGAGTTCACAATCACCCCGA ATGTGCAGAGCCTGTGCGAGCGAGATCAACTTATTGCTGAGGCCAAGCCGGTGCATAATATCGC TGACGCggcaagcgcatgcaagaGAGTCCAGTgcgacttcttcgtcttaTCCACAACAAATAG AGTGAAGGGAGCAAACCAGCCATTCACGAATCACGTGTGGTTATGCAAGGGAAAAGCTGTGCAT ATCCCTTACGAAGGCTTCGTAACCGGAGAACGAGGCGCACCTTCGGCCTTAGGTTGGATACATAAAATCGGTAGAGCTGCTTTTCGATATCTGATGCGTCTTTTTCAGGCCAACTTCTGGATGGAGCCCTTTCGTACCCTTGAGGGAACTACGGACTTTGGTGGTGTCCGGTGTACTAACACTGattgcgtttttctgtgtggcATTATACCAACCGCATACGAGTCCGAAATGCACCGTCCGGTGAATGCACACGAATTAAGGTTCTAG